A window from Prosthecobacter algae encodes these proteins:
- a CDS encoding MBG domain-containing protein — MPAFPPVSRWLCASVLLCSLWGGPLMSSAAVIVASPASSTPVFGSTVALTANVTAEPGAAYVWERDGVEIINGGRYSGATTASLVIAHANGADSGSYQLTVTDEAGAASTVPAVVTVNQNDSALDANAGVTVTGPTQAVLPLPDGRVLLASNHASGTGGTQVTGQNLVVIQVDGRVTALPAGAFNGLVYNLHLKADGKILVQGIFSRLGGVPKAGIAQLNADLTLDTGFVGPANLSSDASTAISSDAAGNSYVRGVTDSGLGRLLPSGARDATFEGQQDLSVRGMVRQQNGRVVVVGKFGLSNGSQFTNSVRYLRSGVKDNSYTPLAGESSGLAIDAEDRLFSIDTAMQPSNFNYLLRRWGKAGGFEPGYTRSFYRETGLDTYNGMALWVQPDGKLVIAGAGVLYRTKPSGLPDSTFASGIGFNNEVTDLKQDARGRLWVTGSFTHLNEAALQSLAVLQGMASSLAFTFQPQSQDVMPAADVKLQAAVTANNGYTLRWHKDGVALEDGPWLSGCTTPVLTVRNMAAEDAGDYTLVASSPGGSLTSKPASLYLIGSPDLTMEPVSQTVDVGADFSLQVAASEPIGLLYEWYHRGEPLTDDDRISGANSATLRIYPMGTIHAGEYYVKVTNIHGEVTSSTALVTVRNIPANLALVPQPSFNGAVNDIELLADGTYLVGGDFTSVTVNGETTGQKYICRILADGTVDPDFRPLLDNGVSAIAVDDMGFIFLAGSFTRVTPEGSDVYFPRLRVCRFLSDFTFDESFDTVAGPNNTVTTLAPVGDGSVFIGGSFTQIGGVNVAAVRYAARLESDGSRDSSFVSRADGPVEVMKLRSDGKLYIGGTMTNWERGAGEKATRLVLVQPTGQRIKTFRHTYDGGTINTIQALHITRDGHVIVGQQGIFDGETGKQITPGVTSKFVHDLAEVPQAEDVDPVYVYAGADGLLLRGTVPLLQNGTFRTLEVDAFGRVYVGGSFIVPGQVGLRTFAILNGGVNRTVAGIQAYVPNYSQVWRRFTFGNGYDGKWNGQPRVGTIHADFSSGLPASYEILSGPATVSGDQITVTAAGEIVIQVSQPGSAEYAPAEPVIYNLTVAKGEQPILWGQMLDRPKDSGPVVLSTWTASNLPVSFTVLSGPASVSGNVLTLSGQPGLVEIQATQAGDANWNAATPVIRRFRVTEDAVVPVAQKIAFTLPTKAYQSEVLELLAAASSDLPVTLAVDSGPATLAGGQLSFTGTGVVKVRATQAGNASVRAAVPVVRTLTVVADPAALTLINLLQTYDGTPKAIGTVGGTGVPVITYKIGETLGTEPPVNAGTYAVEAVIGTGATAVKKSGKLVIAKAPLILMVDNQMEVYGMATSGRSYQLSGLRGADTRFTALSKQPSRYISTHKSNSPSGRYSLTVIGAESLNYALTIRPGTLVYHSFAGSYETLLTGGSPALPVGKLELTVAATNQTFTGKLHLAGEAAAVLLKGSLTVNEETEMLEASFLKIQGVNYYDIAFALPIEGPGTAEVELFGGPLGASANVEKLWVPKPGQKAAHAGAYTLTLPQADEVLPGEPAGVGHAVATVDAKGGLKLVTVLADGAKFTAALPADGTANTGHRLFVRPYKAGRTGSYVAGLLKLKPHGNIALRRVVEYTDAQNLTWVKSAGEDAGYRAGFGPTALRVVLDPWLPPVKKPTAITLAERLGLNLDNPEFEVLHSATGSESNADLPLTLRLAANGTVGVVAPVTVPANRTRWKVTLNAATGAFTGSFDLVDDGETRKVPFTGMLRQPPATDGSRVIGYGTFQMPALRGAESDEVLSGEVRLKLPELDLPD; from the coding sequence ATGCCTGCTTTCCCCCCTGTTTCGCGTTGGTTGTGTGCGTCGGTGCTGCTGTGTTCCCTGTGGGGAGGTCCTTTGATGTCTTCGGCGGCGGTGATTGTCGCCAGTCCTGCATCGTCCACGCCGGTCTTTGGCAGCACGGTGGCGCTGACGGCGAATGTGACGGCGGAGCCTGGGGCGGCCTACGTCTGGGAACGTGATGGCGTGGAGATCATCAATGGGGGCCGCTACTCCGGCGCGACGACGGCCAGCCTGGTGATCGCCCACGCGAATGGGGCGGACAGTGGCAGCTACCAGCTCACCGTGACGGATGAAGCGGGTGCCGCCAGCACGGTGCCAGCCGTGGTGACGGTGAACCAGAACGACTCTGCGCTGGATGCGAATGCGGGAGTGACGGTGACTGGCCCTACCCAGGCCGTTCTGCCGCTGCCGGATGGGCGGGTGTTGCTGGCGTCTAACCATGCCTCAGGCACAGGTGGCACACAGGTCACGGGACAAAATTTGGTGGTGATACAGGTGGATGGGCGGGTGACTGCCTTGCCTGCCGGAGCCTTCAATGGGCTTGTTTACAACCTTCATCTCAAGGCCGATGGCAAGATCCTGGTGCAGGGGATTTTTAGCCGATTGGGGGGAGTGCCAAAGGCGGGCATCGCGCAGTTGAATGCCGACCTGACTTTGGATACGGGCTTTGTGGGCCCGGCGAATTTGTCCTCAGACGCAAGTACGGCCATCAGTTCTGATGCGGCGGGTAACAGCTACGTCCGAGGAGTGACTGACAGTGGACTCGGCCGCTTGCTGCCCAGTGGGGCCAGGGATGCGACTTTTGAGGGGCAGCAGGACCTCAGTGTGCGCGGGATGGTGCGCCAGCAAAATGGCCGGGTGGTGGTGGTCGGAAAGTTCGGCCTCAGCAATGGCTCGCAGTTTACTAACAGCGTGCGGTATCTGCGGTCGGGAGTGAAGGACAACAGCTACACGCCGCTGGCGGGTGAATCATCCGGCCTGGCGATCGATGCCGAAGACCGTCTCTTCAGCATCGATACGGCGATGCAGCCGTCTAATTTTAATTACCTTCTTCGCCGGTGGGGAAAGGCGGGTGGCTTTGAGCCTGGGTACACGCGCTCTTTTTATCGAGAGACAGGCCTGGACACCTACAACGGCATGGCCCTCTGGGTGCAGCCGGATGGCAAGCTGGTGATCGCTGGAGCGGGAGTGTTGTATCGCACGAAGCCTTCGGGCCTTCCAGACAGCACCTTTGCATCCGGCATTGGTTTTAACAATGAGGTAACTGACCTGAAGCAAGATGCCCGTGGGCGGCTGTGGGTGACGGGTTCATTCACCCATCTCAATGAAGCGGCGTTGCAGTCGCTGGCTGTTCTGCAAGGGATGGCGTCTTCGTTGGCCTTTACCTTTCAGCCACAGAGCCAGGATGTCATGCCGGCGGCAGATGTGAAACTGCAAGCTGCGGTGACGGCCAACAATGGCTACACGCTGCGCTGGCATAAGGACGGTGTGGCGCTGGAAGATGGGCCGTGGCTGAGCGGCTGCACGACCCCTGTGCTGACAGTCCGTAACATGGCGGCGGAGGATGCCGGGGACTACACCCTGGTGGCCAGCAGCCCTGGGGGCAGCCTCACCAGCAAGCCCGCGTCGCTTTATCTCATCGGCTCCCCGGACCTCACGATGGAGCCAGTGAGCCAGACGGTGGATGTGGGGGCTGACTTCAGCCTGCAGGTGGCGGCGAGTGAGCCGATTGGCCTGCTCTACGAATGGTATCACCGGGGTGAACCGCTGACGGATGACGACAGGATCAGCGGGGCCAATTCGGCGACGCTGCGCATCTACCCGATGGGTACCATCCACGCGGGCGAGTATTATGTGAAGGTGACCAATATCCATGGTGAGGTCACCAGCAGCACGGCGCTGGTGACGGTGCGAAACATCCCCGCGAATCTCGCGCTGGTGCCACAGCCGAGTTTTAACGGGGCAGTGAATGACATCGAACTGCTGGCCGATGGGACCTACTTGGTCGGGGGAGATTTTACCTCTGTGACGGTGAATGGTGAGACCACAGGACAAAAATACATTTGCCGTATCCTGGCAGATGGGACGGTGGATCCAGATTTCCGGCCGCTACTGGATAATGGGGTGTCCGCCATCGCGGTGGATGATATGGGGTTCATCTTTCTGGCTGGCAGCTTTACCCGGGTGACCCCGGAAGGGTCGGATGTTTATTTTCCGCGCCTGCGGGTGTGCCGATTTTTATCGGACTTCACCTTCGATGAGTCCTTCGATACGGTGGCCGGGCCTAACAACACCGTCACTACCCTGGCCCCGGTGGGGGATGGCTCGGTCTTCATCGGCGGCAGCTTCACCCAGATCGGCGGGGTGAATGTGGCGGCGGTGCGCTATGCGGCCCGGCTGGAGTCTGATGGCTCCCGCGACAGCAGCTTTGTCTCGCGTGCGGATGGCCCGGTCGAGGTGATGAAACTGCGCAGCGACGGCAAGCTCTACATCGGCGGGACGATGACCAACTGGGAGCGCGGTGCCGGAGAGAAGGCCACCCGGCTGGTGCTGGTGCAGCCGACGGGGCAAAGGATCAAGACCTTCCGGCACACCTATGATGGCGGGACGATCAATACGATCCAAGCGCTGCACATCACCCGCGATGGGCATGTGATCGTGGGGCAGCAGGGAATCTTTGATGGGGAGACGGGAAAGCAGATCACGCCGGGCGTGACGTCCAAGTTTGTCCATGACCTTGCCGAGGTGCCGCAGGCCGAAGATGTGGACCCTGTGTATGTGTATGCGGGTGCAGACGGGCTGCTGCTGCGGGGGACGGTGCCGCTGCTGCAGAATGGGACTTTTCGCACCCTGGAAGTGGATGCCTTTGGTCGCGTCTATGTGGGGGGCAGCTTCATTGTGCCGGGCCAAGTGGGCCTGCGCACTTTTGCGATTTTAAACGGTGGGGTGAACCGGACGGTGGCGGGCATTCAGGCTTATGTGCCTAACTATTCTCAAGTTTGGAGACGCTTCACCTTTGGGAATGGGTATGACGGCAAGTGGAATGGGCAGCCGCGGGTGGGCACCATCCATGCGGATTTCAGCTCCGGCCTGCCTGCCAGCTATGAGATCCTCAGCGGACCAGCCACTGTTTCCGGCGACCAGATCACGGTGACGGCTGCGGGGGAGATCGTCATCCAGGTTTCGCAGCCGGGATCGGCGGAGTATGCGCCGGCAGAACCCGTGATTTATAACCTGACGGTGGCCAAGGGTGAGCAGCCGATCCTCTGGGGGCAAATGCTAGATCGTCCGAAAGACAGTGGGCCGGTGGTTTTGTCCACCTGGACGGCCTCCAACCTGCCCGTGAGCTTTACGGTGCTGTCCGGCCCGGCGAGCGTGAGCGGGAATGTGCTGACGCTGAGCGGGCAGCCTGGGCTGGTGGAGATCCAGGCCACGCAGGCCGGGGATGCGAACTGGAATGCGGCCACGCCAGTGATCCGCCGGTTCCGAGTCACGGAAGATGCGGTCGTTCCGGTGGCTCAAAAGATCGCCTTTACGCTGCCGACGAAAGCGTATCAAAGCGAGGTGCTGGAACTGCTGGCAGCGGCGAGTTCTGACCTGCCTGTCACCCTGGCGGTGGACTCTGGCCCGGCGACCCTGGCGGGCGGCCAACTGAGCTTCACCGGCACCGGGGTGGTGAAGGTGCGCGCCACGCAGGCGGGCAATGCCAGTGTGCGGGCAGCGGTGCCTGTGGTGCGGACGCTGACAGTGGTGGCCGACCCTGCGGCGCTGACGCTGATCAACCTGCTGCAAACCTATGACGGAACGCCCAAGGCCATCGGCACGGTGGGCGGCACGGGTGTGCCTGTGATCACCTACAAGATCGGTGAGACGCTGGGCACTGAGCCACCGGTGAATGCCGGGACGTATGCGGTGGAGGCCGTGATCGGCACTGGCGCGACGGCGGTGAAAAAGAGCGGCAAGCTGGTCATCGCCAAAGCGCCGCTGATCCTCATGGTGGATAATCAGATGGAGGTCTATGGCATGGCGACCAGCGGGCGGAGTTATCAGCTTTCCGGTTTGCGGGGAGCGGACACGCGTTTCACCGCCTTGTCGAAGCAGCCTTCGCGGTACATCAGCACCCACAAGAGCAACAGCCCCAGCGGCCGCTACAGCCTGACGGTGATCGGGGCAGAGTCGCTGAACTATGCGCTGACGATCCGGCCTGGGACACTGGTTTACCACTCCTTTGCCGGAAGTTATGAGACGCTTTTGACCGGGGGAAGTCCGGCCCTGCCTGTGGGCAAGCTGGAACTCACCGTGGCGGCGACGAATCAAACTTTCACGGGCAAGCTGCACCTGGCGGGTGAGGCTGCGGCGGTGCTGCTGAAGGGCAGCCTGACGGTGAATGAGGAGACCGAGATGCTGGAGGCCAGCTTCCTGAAAATCCAGGGGGTGAACTACTACGACATCGCCTTTGCCCTGCCGATTGAGGGACCGGGCACGGCGGAGGTGGAGCTCTTTGGCGGGCCACTGGGGGCCTCTGCGAATGTGGAAAAACTGTGGGTGCCGAAGCCAGGGCAAAAGGCCGCTCATGCCGGGGCCTACACGCTGACTCTGCCCCAGGCCGATGAAGTGCTGCCGGGCGAGCCTGCGGGCGTGGGCCATGCTGTGGCGACGGTGGATGCGAAGGGCGGACTGAAGCTGGTGACGGTGCTGGCCGATGGTGCCAAGTTCACCGCGGCGCTGCCTGCGGATGGCACGGCGAACACGGGGCACCGCCTGTTTGTGCGGCCCTACAAGGCCGGGCGCACGGGCAGCTACGTGGCCGGATTGCTGAAGCTGAAGCCTCATGGAAACATCGCGCTGCGCCGGGTGGTGGAGTACACGGATGCGCAGAACCTGACGTGGGTGAAGTCGGCTGGCGAAGATGCTGGCTATCGCGCGGGCTTTGGCCCCACGGCGCTGCGGGTGGTGCTGGACCCCTGGCTGCCGCCGGTGAAAAAACCAACGGCGATTACGCTGGCTGAGCGCCTGGGACTGAATCTGGACAACCCTGAATTCGAGGTGCTGCACAGTGCCACAGGCAGTGAGTCAAACGCGGATCTTCCTCTGACGCTGCGGCTGGCAGCGAATGGGACCGTGGGCGTGGTGGCCCCGGTGACGGTGCCTGCCAATCGCACACGCTGGAAGGTGACGCTGAATGCGGCCACGGGTGCTTTCACGGGCAGCTTTGACCTGGTGGATGATGGGGAAACCCGCAAGGTGCCCTTCACCGGAATGCTGCGCCAGCCACCGGCAACGGACGGCTCACGGGTGATCGGCTATGGTACCTTCCAGATGCCTGCGCTGCGTGGGGCGGAGAGTGATGAAGTGCTATCTGGCGAGGTGCGGTTGAAGTTGCCGGAACTGGACTTGCCCGATTGA
- the tgt gene encoding tRNA guanosine(34) transglycosylase Tgt, with the protein MSPSRLDFQLEAQATGSRARAATFRTLHSTVRTPLFMPVGTQATVKAQLPETLHESGSQILLANTYHLLLRPGPEVFKKMGGIHQFMQWPGSVLTDSGGYQIFSLPHSRSMTEAGAVFQSYVDGQRILLSPELSIQTQMAIGSDIMMVLDQCIPSTADEKAARKALQVTQRWAARSLAAREDSPQSMFAIVQGALYPHLRRESAEGLMQMPFDGFAIGGLAVGEEKAEREDTCELTACLLPADRPRYLMGVGTPLDVLEAVHRGVDMFDCIIPTQVAKRGSVFTSRGVIQLRRTVYKFSDDRLDPDCTCPVCAKYTRAYLHHLTKTQEPLGWQLMGQHNIHFYHQLMREIRQSILEDRFLQLYHEKRQILQVEDIDHPVTTVKPPVISPDHAQRVGDYELSVTPGEPARIFHITTGQTISTDAAAPLWNEEVPLAQHLRLPADVPAEEATPLILWDIGLGAGAAAIAAILTYEAEAEKGPLRPLHIVSLTNDLSALRLALSHKRHFPYLRHGAADTLLHRGTWTSRYKPGLTWTLLQGPLDETLPNAPTPPELTLHQPLPGMELPQGVPER; encoded by the coding sequence ATGTCCCCCTCCCGACTCGATTTCCAGCTCGAAGCCCAGGCCACCGGCTCCCGTGCCCGTGCCGCCACCTTTCGCACCCTGCACAGCACGGTGCGCACGCCCCTGTTCATGCCCGTGGGCACCCAGGCCACCGTGAAGGCCCAGCTTCCCGAAACGCTGCACGAGTCCGGCTCGCAAATCTTGCTGGCCAATACCTACCACCTCCTCCTGCGGCCAGGGCCCGAGGTGTTTAAAAAGATGGGAGGCATCCACCAGTTCATGCAGTGGCCCGGCTCAGTCCTCACCGATTCCGGCGGCTACCAGATCTTCTCCCTGCCCCACTCCCGCTCCATGACGGAAGCCGGGGCCGTTTTCCAAAGCTACGTGGACGGCCAGCGCATCCTCCTCAGCCCAGAGCTCAGCATCCAGACACAGATGGCCATCGGCAGCGACATCATGATGGTGCTGGACCAGTGCATCCCCTCCACCGCCGATGAAAAAGCCGCGCGCAAAGCCCTGCAAGTCACCCAGCGCTGGGCCGCCCGCAGCCTCGCCGCCCGCGAAGATTCCCCCCAGTCCATGTTTGCCATCGTCCAGGGCGCACTCTACCCGCACCTGCGCCGCGAAAGCGCCGAGGGCCTGATGCAGATGCCCTTCGACGGCTTCGCCATCGGCGGCCTGGCCGTGGGCGAGGAAAAGGCCGAACGCGAAGACACCTGCGAGCTCACCGCCTGCCTGCTGCCTGCCGACCGCCCCCGCTACCTCATGGGCGTGGGCACCCCGCTGGATGTGCTGGAGGCCGTGCATCGCGGCGTGGACATGTTTGACTGCATCATCCCCACCCAGGTGGCCAAACGCGGCTCCGTCTTCACCTCCCGTGGCGTCATCCAGCTCCGCCGCACCGTGTACAAATTTTCCGACGACCGCCTGGACCCCGACTGCACCTGCCCCGTCTGCGCCAAATACACCCGCGCCTACCTGCATCACCTCACCAAAACGCAGGAGCCCCTGGGCTGGCAGCTCATGGGCCAGCATAACATTCACTTCTACCACCAGCTCATGCGCGAGATCCGCCAGAGCATCCTGGAAGACCGCTTCCTCCAGCTCTACCACGAAAAGCGCCAGATCCTCCAGGTTGAGGACATCGACCACCCCGTCACCACCGTCAAACCACCCGTCATCAGCCCAGACCACGCCCAGCGTGTGGGCGACTACGAACTCAGCGTCACCCCGGGCGAGCCCGCCCGCATCTTCCACATCACCACCGGCCAGACTATCTCCACCGATGCTGCCGCGCCGCTATGGAATGAAGAAGTGCCCCTGGCCCAGCACCTGCGCCTGCCCGCCGATGTGCCTGCGGAGGAGGCCACCCCGCTCATCCTCTGGGACATCGGCCTCGGTGCCGGGGCCGCCGCCATCGCCGCCATCCTCACCTACGAAGCCGAGGCTGAAAAAGGCCCCCTGCGCCCCCTCCACATCGTCAGCCTAACCAACGATCTGTCCGCCCTGCGCCTCGCCCTCAGTCATAAGCGCCACTTCCCCTACCTCCGCCACGGCGCGGCAGACACCCTGCTGCATCGCGGCACCTGGACCTCCCGTTACAAACCCGGCCTCACCTGGACCCTCCTCCAAGGCCCCCTCGACGAAACGCTCCCCAACGCCCCCACCCCGCCCGAACTCACCCTCCACCAGCCCCTCCCCGGCATGGAGCTCCCGCAAGGTGTGCCCGAGAGGTGA